From Penaeus vannamei isolate JL-2024 chromosome 12, ASM4276789v1, whole genome shotgun sequence, the proteins below share one genomic window:
- the LOC113821819 gene encoding cuticle protein CP575-like: MKVLLIVALALVALTAARPSDVIDIEQDHMEHEQEGVPGKAVEGEYSWVAPDGNEYVVKYVADRNGYRVVDDNVLPEFRDAKPDGEAEEADDE; the protein is encoded by the coding sequence CTGATCGTCGCCTTGGCTCTGGTCGCCCTGACCGCCGCTCGACCCTCCGACGTGATCGACATCGAGCAGGACCACATGGAGCACGAGCAGGAGGGCGTCCCAGGAAAGGCCGTGGAGGGCGAGTACTCGTGGGTAGCGCCCGACGGGAACGAATACGTCGTCAAGTACGTCGCCGACCGAAACGGGTACCGCGTGGTCGACGACAACGTTCTGCCAGAGTTCCGTGACGCCAAACCTGACGGTGAAGCAGAGGAAGCTGACGACGAGTAG
- the LOC113821813 gene encoding cuticle protein CP575-like, translating to MKVLLLALLGLVALAAARPSDIIDFEEDNMEHEQEGVPGTAVEGEYSWVAPDGNEYHVKYVADHNGYRIVDDNVVPRMRSDAPEADDDDDN from the exons ATGAAGGTCCTG CTGCTCGCTCTCCTGGGTCTGGTCGCCCTGGCCGCTGCTCGACCCTCTGACATTATCGACTTCGAGGAGGATAACATGGAGCACGAGCAGGAGGGCGTCCCAGGAACGGCCGTGGAGGGCGAGTACTCGTGGGTAGCGCCCGACGGGAACGAGTACCACGTCAAGTACGTCGCCGACCACAACGGGTACCGCATCGTCGACGACAACGTTGTCCCCAGGATGCGCAGCGACGCCCCCGAAgccgacgacgatgacgacaacTAA